One Primulina huaijiensis isolate GDHJ02 chromosome 8, ASM1229523v2, whole genome shotgun sequence genomic region harbors:
- the LOC140982411 gene encoding uncharacterized protein isoform X1, producing MSAPALSNVSCRHSRIRDNRQRFASPVDPRLVKITTSRSFDQVISHFLFTNITTMCPMQLFLISFRFKSQVRLNHCRRESTYCSIQMSYLDEKLADRSIVLKPADILAYDLVQGADVRWSYISDKSAPEPPTAVLLHGILGCRKNWGTFARRLAKEFPKWQFLLVDLRCHGDSASLKKRGPHSVASAALDVLKLLGRMRLTPRVVVGHSFGGKVALSMVDQVAKPLARPVRVWVLDATPGNVRAGADGDDHPAELISFLSTLPKEVSSKRGVMDALVQTGFSNDVAQWVVTNLRQTPINGSSLSSFSWVFDLKGISEMYHSYEETNMWKIVEEVPRGVHINFLKAERSLHRWALEDLRRIHVAEEQAAEEGGGVEMHVLEDAGHWVHADNPDGLFRILSFSFQGF from the exons ATGTCTGCCCCTGCCCTATCGAATGTTTCTTGTCGCCATAGTCGAATTCGAGATAATCGGCAACGTTTCGCATCACCGGTGGATCCGAGACTGGTGAAAATCACGACGTCCAGGTCTTTTGACCAGGTAATTTCACATTTTCTGTTCACGAATATCACGACTATGTGCCCAATGCAGCTCTTCTTGATCAGCTTTAGGTTCAAG TCGCAAGTCAGGCTGAACCACTGTAGAAGAGAGTCAACCTATTGTAGCATTCAAATGTCGTATCTAGATGAGAAGCTAGCGGATAGAAGCATTGTCTTAAAGCCTGCTGACATTTTG GCTTATGATCTTGTCCAAGGCGCTGAT GTGAGGTGGAGTTACATCTCGGACAAATCAGCTCCTGAACCTCCAACTGCTGTTCTTTTACATGGCATTTTAGGTTGCAGGAAAAATTGGG GTACATTTGCGCGAAGATTGGCAAAAGAGTTCCCTAAATGGCAA TTTCTCCTGGTAGACCTGCGCTGTCATGGTGATTCGGCATCCCTGAAGAAAAGGGGGCCCCATTCTGTTGCTTCAGCTGCTCTTGATGTTTTAAAGCTA CTTGGTCGGATGAGGCTTACTCCTCGAGTGGTAGTTGGTCATAGCTTTGGCGGAAAAG TTGCCTTGAGTATGGTGGATCAGGTTGCGAAACCTCTTGCTCGACCTGTTAGA GTCTGGGTTTTAGATGCTACTCCTGGAAATGTACGAGCTGGTGCAGATGGAGATGACCATCCCGCTGAACTCATCTCTTTTCTAAGTACGTTGCCAAAAGAG GTCTCTTCCAAACGAGGTGTCATGGATGCTCTTGTTCAGACCGGTTTCTCAAATGACGTGGCACAG TGGGTGGTAACAAATCTTCGGCAGACTCCAATTAATGGATCATCATTATCAAGCTTCTCGTGGGTATTTGATCTCAAAGGTATTTCAGAGATGTATCATTCATATGAAGAGACAAATATGTG GAAAATAGTGGAAGAAGTGCCTCGGGGTGTACATATTAATTTTCTGAAAGCAGAAAGGAGCTTGCACAGATGGGCCCTGGAAGACCTTCGTAGGATTCATGTCGCTGAGGAACAAGCAGCCGAAGAGGGAGGTGGAGTTGAAATGCATGTTCTCGAAGATGCTGGCCACTGG GTACATGCTGACAATCCAGACGGGCTTTTTAGAATTCTTTCATTCTCGTTCCAAGGATTTTAG
- the LOC140982589 gene encoding uncharacterized protein isoform X1, giving the protein MDLWCVQARSNVFLLKNSFTEKPIIWNPINTSMALDFRVWRKESLSGSRKNRSVIFRATGKKNPGNSDSSSSNSGNSDQSKAGGDGPDGKNPPAGKNKSSDNNSQKSHAKPLDWREFRALLYLQEQQAENADSAHNEEKETSGSVSLPLKWAHPISAPENGCLLVATEKLDGVRTFQRTVVLLLRSGTRNPQEGPFGVVINRPLHKKMKHMNPTNIELATTFSDCSLHFGGPLDASMFLIRAGEITGRPCFEEVINGVYFGSRNTLDEASGLTKKGTLKSQDFRFFVGYAGWQLDQLREEIESDYWYVAACSSNMIFGGSQSSSSDGLWEEILQLMGGHYSELSRKPKQDL; this is encoded by the exons ATGGATCTATGGTGTGTGCAAGCTAGAAGCAATGTCTTTCTCCTGAAAAATTCTTTTACGGAGAAACCCATTATTTGGAATCCCATAAACACTTCGATGGCCTTGGATTTTAGGGTTTGGAGGAAGGAATCTTTATCCGGTTCTCGTAAGAACAGATCGGTCATATTCAGAGCCACGGGGAAGAAGAACCCAGGAAATTCCGATTCTTCGTCGTCTAATTCTG GAAATAGTGATCAGTCGAAAGCTGGAGGAGATGGTCCAGATGGGAAAAATCCTCCTGCTGGAAAAAACAAATCTAGTGATAATAACTCCCAGAAATCTCATGCTAAACCCTTGGATTGGAGAGAATTCAGGGCGTTGCTCTACCTCCAAGAGCAG CAGGCAGAAAATGCAGATTCCGCTCATAACGAAGAGAAGGAAACTTCTGGATCGGTATCTCTTCCCCTCAAATGGGCACACCCAATTTCGGCACCTGAGAATGGCTGTCTCCTAGTTGCCACAGAAAAGCTCGACGGAGTTCGCACATTTCAGAGGACTGTAGTTCTTCTTCTCAGATCCGGAACAAGGAATCCACAAGAGGGTCCATTTGGGGTTGTTATAAATCGTCCACTtcacaaaaaaatgaaacacATGAATCCCACTAATATTGAGTTAGCAACTACATTTTCAGACTGTTCTTTGCATTTCGGTGGACCCcttgatgcaagtatgtttttGATAAGAGCTGGGGAAATTACAGGACGTCCCTGTTTTGAGGAGGTCATCAATGGAGTGTATTTTGGTTCTCGAAATACACTTGATGAAGCGTCAGGATTGACGAAGAAAGGCACTCTTAAGTCTCAAGATTTCAGGTTCTTTGTGGGATATGCAGGGTGGCAGCTGGATCAATTAAGAGAGGAGATTGAATCGGATTACTGGTATGTTGCTGCTTGCAGTTCAAATATGATATTTGGTGGTTCACAGAGTTCCTCGTCTGATGGATTGTGGGAAGAGATTCTGCAACTAATGGGTGGTCATTATTCTGAATTAAGCCGCAAGCCTAAGCAAGATCTGTAG
- the LOC140981989 gene encoding 11-beta-hydroxysteroid dehydrogenase B-like, whose protein sequence is MDLINTLLNFFVPPASLLMLAFAWPTLTFIYTCEWIYNTYFNSEDMENKVVVITGASSGIGEQIAYQYAKRGANLVLVARRENRLWGISENATRLGAHNVLITAADVVKEDDCRRFISETINYHGRIDHLVNTASLGHTFYFEEATDSGVFPILMDINFWGNVYPTYVALPYLRESNGRIVVNASVENWLPLPRMSLYSAAKSALINFYETLRFEVREEVGITVATHGWIGTEMTGGKFMVEEGAEMQWKEEREVHVSGGPVEEFAKLIVSGACRGDPYVKYPSWYDIFFLYRVFAPKVLFWTFSFLLTTAGARKTSFIGTGRPLLEGSPSRIFTGSPPATLSQAFQIQQKME, encoded by the exons ATGGATCTGATCAACACTTTGCTGAATTTTTTTGTGCCACCAGCAAGCCTGTTGATGCTTGCTTTTGCATGGCCGACTCTCACTTTCATCTACACCTGCGAATGGATTTACAACACATATTTCAACTCTGAAGACATGGAGAACAAGGTAGTGGTTATCACCGGAGCTTCTTCTGGGATTGGAgag CAAATCGCTTATCAATATGCAAAGAGAGGCGCGAACCTGGTATTGGTGGCACGAAGAGAGAACCGGTTGTGGGGAATAAGTGAGAACGCGACAAGGCTGGGGGCACATAATGTGTTGATAACGGCTGCTGATGTCGTGAAAGAAGATGATTGTCGGAGATTTATCAGTGAAACCATTAACTATCATGGCCGTA TTGATCATCTAGTGAATACAGCGAGTTTAGGACACACTTTCTACTTTGAGGAAGCTACGGACTCGGGCGTGTTTCCCATTTTAATG GACATTAACTTTTGGGGTAATGTGTATCCAACTTATGTAGCGCTTCCGTACTTGCGGGAAAGCAATGGTCGCATTGTGGTGAACGCCTCGGTCGAGAATTGGTTGCCTTTGCCGAGGATGAGCTTGTATTCT GCTGCTAAGTCGGCGCTCATAAACTTTTACGAGACACTGAGGTTTGAAGTCAGGGAAGAGGTCGGTattacagttgcgacacatggtTGGATCGGAACTGAAATGACTGGAGGTAAATTCATGGTGGAGGAAGGGGCAGAGATGCAGTGGAAGGAAGAAAGAGAA GTACATGTATCTGGCGGACCCGTCGAGGAGTTTGCGAAGCTTATTGTTTCTGGGGCGTGCAGAGGGGATCCATATGTGAAGTATCCCAGCTGGTATGACATATTCTTTTTGTACAGAGTCTTTGCACCAAAAGTGCTGTTCTGGACTTTCAGCTTCCTATTAACGACTGCGGGTGCAAGAAAAACTTCATTCATCGGAACTGGAAGGCCGTTGCTAGAGGGATCCCCTTCAAGAATATTTACTGGAAGCCCACCAGCGACCTTATCCCAAGCCTTTCAGATCCAGCAGAAAATGGAGTGA
- the LOC140983650 gene encoding uncharacterized protein isoform X1, whose amino-acid sequence MQFPSSSFYNISVTHSTPIPIFIGFPPFVRVDAIPHRNHRKNLVSCKRNRFQAIKFSNQEEETQISGEKEDASNGGGPSTSFLSLLCPLLKLFSARDPSKERNFLVEEATSSLSTLARFPWGSRSLSDALNDQQKVNLPLYLQLFEFEACPFCRRVREAITELDLSVEIFPCPKGSMRHREMVRKLGGREQFPFLVDLNTGISMYESSDIVKYLFRQYGGGRSPSFGLLESTLLTGWMPTLLRAGRGMTLWKNSAKEPPPEKLELFSFENNPYARIVREVLCELELPYILQNVGQGSRRAQLLLELSGSYKYNSVQVPYLVDPNTGMKTGEHKKIIAYLVQTYSTVST is encoded by the exons ATGCAGTTCCCATCTTCGAGTTTCTACAACATTTCAGTTACTCATTCCACGCCGATTCCCATTTTCATCGGCTTTCCACCTTTTGTACGAGTAGATGCAATCCCACATAGGAATCACCGTAAGAATCTGGTTTCTTGCAAAAGAAACAGATTTCAagcaataaaattttcaaatcaagaagaagaaaccCAGATTTCTGGAGAAAAAGAAGATGCTAGCAATGGCGGCGGCCCTTCAACCAGTTTTCTGTCGCTCCTTTGCCCCTTACTGAAATTATTCTCT GCTCGAGATCCCTCCAAAGAAAGAAACTTTCTAGTGGAG GAGGCCACATCTTCATTATCTACTTTAGCAAGATTTCCATGGGGTTCAAGATCACTATCTGATGCCTTAAATGATCAACAGAAAGTAAACCTGCCACTGTATCTGCAACTCTTTGAATTCG AGGCATGTCCCTTCTGCAGGAGGGTTCGAGAAGCCATAACGGAACTCGACCTATCTGTAGAG ATCTTCCCATGTCCTAAAGGATCAATGCGACACAGGGAAATGGTCAGAAAACTTGGCGGCAGGGAACA GTTTCCTTTCCTTGTAGATCTCAATACTGGAATTTCAATGTATGAAAGCA GTGACATCGTAAAATACTTATTTCGTCAGTATGGTGGAGGAAGAAGTCCATCATTTGGCCTTTTGGAGAG CACATTGTTGACAGGATGGATGCCCACCCTGCTCCGAGCAGGCAGGGGAATGACACTGTGGAAAAATTCTGCCAAAGAACCACCACCTGAAAAATTGGAACTCTTTTCCTTTGAAAACAATCCG tATGCACGGATTGTTCGTGAGGTGCTCTGTGAATTGGAGCTTCCATATATACTGCAGAATGTAGGTCAAGGGTCAAGGCGAGCTCAGTTACTCTTGGAGCTGTCTGGATCGTATAAG TATAATTCTGTGCAGGTGCCTTACCTTGTTGATCCTAACACGGGGATGAAAACTGGCGAGCACAAGAAGATTATAGCCTACTTGGTCCAAACGTATTCTACCGTGAGCACCTAG
- the LOC140982589 gene encoding uncharacterized protein isoform X2, producing the protein MDLWCVQARSNVFLLKNSFTEKPIIWNPINTSMALDFRVWRKESLSGSRKNRSVIFRATGKKNPGNSDSSSSNSGNSDQSKAGGDGPDGKNPPAGKNKSSDNNSQKSHAKPLDWREFRALLYLQEQAENADSAHNEEKETSGSVSLPLKWAHPISAPENGCLLVATEKLDGVRTFQRTVVLLLRSGTRNPQEGPFGVVINRPLHKKMKHMNPTNIELATTFSDCSLHFGGPLDASMFLIRAGEITGRPCFEEVINGVYFGSRNTLDEASGLTKKGTLKSQDFRFFVGYAGWQLDQLREEIESDYWYVAACSSNMIFGGSQSSSSDGLWEEILQLMGGHYSELSRKPKQDL; encoded by the exons ATGGATCTATGGTGTGTGCAAGCTAGAAGCAATGTCTTTCTCCTGAAAAATTCTTTTACGGAGAAACCCATTATTTGGAATCCCATAAACACTTCGATGGCCTTGGATTTTAGGGTTTGGAGGAAGGAATCTTTATCCGGTTCTCGTAAGAACAGATCGGTCATATTCAGAGCCACGGGGAAGAAGAACCCAGGAAATTCCGATTCTTCGTCGTCTAATTCTG GAAATAGTGATCAGTCGAAAGCTGGAGGAGATGGTCCAGATGGGAAAAATCCTCCTGCTGGAAAAAACAAATCTAGTGATAATAACTCCCAGAAATCTCATGCTAAACCCTTGGATTGGAGAGAATTCAGGGCGTTGCTCTACCTCCAAGAGCAG GCAGAAAATGCAGATTCCGCTCATAACGAAGAGAAGGAAACTTCTGGATCGGTATCTCTTCCCCTCAAATGGGCACACCCAATTTCGGCACCTGAGAATGGCTGTCTCCTAGTTGCCACAGAAAAGCTCGACGGAGTTCGCACATTTCAGAGGACTGTAGTTCTTCTTCTCAGATCCGGAACAAGGAATCCACAAGAGGGTCCATTTGGGGTTGTTATAAATCGTCCACTtcacaaaaaaatgaaacacATGAATCCCACTAATATTGAGTTAGCAACTACATTTTCAGACTGTTCTTTGCATTTCGGTGGACCCcttgatgcaagtatgtttttGATAAGAGCTGGGGAAATTACAGGACGTCCCTGTTTTGAGGAGGTCATCAATGGAGTGTATTTTGGTTCTCGAAATACACTTGATGAAGCGTCAGGATTGACGAAGAAAGGCACTCTTAAGTCTCAAGATTTCAGGTTCTTTGTGGGATATGCAGGGTGGCAGCTGGATCAATTAAGAGAGGAGATTGAATCGGATTACTGGTATGTTGCTGCTTGCAGTTCAAATATGATATTTGGTGGTTCACAGAGTTCCTCGTCTGATGGATTGTGGGAAGAGATTCTGCAACTAATGGGTGGTCATTATTCTGAATTAAGCCGCAAGCCTAAGCAAGATCTGTAG
- the LOC140982588 gene encoding probable serine/threonine-protein kinase At1g09600 — protein sequence MGCLCSRGSNVNDYVAENEKANEKEVKKYSVQMIAPLQGEEIIVGVGNLKNEGSLHSRSKTTLESNPNCIPPALNVEDDGKTRIIERPKNGHQRRSTLEFGGVNGMQQRMSRIESTPHGTRGEHAAAGWPSWLASVAGEAVHGWVPRSAESYEKINKIGQGTYSSVYRARDLTTDKIVAMKKVRFVNMDPESVRFMAREISILRRLDHPNVMKLEALVTSRISGSLYLVFEYMEHDLAGLLASPGVKFTEPQVKCYMQQMFRGLQHCHSRGVLHRDIKGSNLLVDNNGTLKIGDFGLATFLEPGQKQPLTSRVVTLWYRAPELLLGATDYGAGIDLWSAGCILAELFAGKPIMPGRTEVEQMHKIFKLCGSPTEEYWKKTKLPHASSFKSQKLYKCRLADTFRDFPSSALALVDVLLSIDPRNRGTASSALKSEFFTSKPLPSDPSSLPKYPPSKELDAKIREEEARKQRADSVKGGGAEYARNNSRKSKPIPEEQGKSNKSTSYKYNPQEESGTGFPIEPPLRGNDLKYGYSHSNSVIHPSAAAEYSWTKTMRDDDTEHSVSVRSLSSSRRGVQLTRQGSQLQSTVDLSNHHSKCTDSTSNDGSIRYVPKRNRMHFSGPLMPPGGNMEDMLKEHEKQIQEAVRKAKSKKKCYDYK from the exons ATGGGTTGCCTTTGTTCAAGAGGATCAAATGTGAATGATTATGTTGCCGAGAACGAAAAGGCCAACGAAAAAGAGGTCAAAAAGTATTCGGTACAGATGATAGCTCCCTTGCAAGGAGAGGAGATTATAGTAGGAGTAGGTAACCTTAAGAATGAAGGCTCTCTTCATTCAAGATCAAAAACAACATTAGAATCGAACCCGAATTGTATCCCACCAGCTTTAAACGTTGAGGATGATGGGAAAACGAGGATCATTGAAAGGCCAAAAAACGGGCACCAAAGGCGTTCTACCTTAGAGTTTGGAGGAGTCAATGGAATGCAACAGAGAATGTCTAGAATAGAAAGTACGCCGCATGGTACCAGAGGCGAGCATGCTGCTGCAGGATGGCCGTCGTGGCTTGCTTCTGTTGCAGGAGAGGCCGTTCATGGCTGGGTTCCTCGAAGTGCAGAATCCTATgagaaaatcaacaaa ATTGGACAAGGAACATACAGTAGTGTGTACAGGGCTCGCGACCTaacaactgataaaattgtAGCGATGAAAAAGGTCAGATTTGTTAATATGGACCCAGAGAGTGTTCGTTTCATGGCAAGGGAAATCAGTATTTTACGTAGATTAGACCATCCAAATGTTATGAAGCTTGAAGCGTTGGTGACATCAAGGATTTCAGGAAGCTTGTACCTCGTATTCGAGTACATGGAGCACGATCTTGCTGGACTTCTAGCTTCTCCCGGGGTCAAATTTACAGAACCGCAGGTTAAATGTTATATGCAGCAGATGTTTAGGGGACTACAACACTGCCACAGTCGTGGTGTTCTTCATCGAGATATTAAGGGTTCAAACCTTCTGGTTGACAATAATGGAACCCTCAAAATTGGAGACTTTGGTTTGGCTACATTTCTCGAGCCTGGCCAGAAACAACCGTTAACTAGTCGTGTGGTAACTCTCTGGTACAGAGCTCCTGAACTACTGCTAGGTGCAACAGACTATGGAGCCGGAATTGATTTGTGGAGCGCTGGTTGTATTCTTGCCGAGTTGTTCGCGGGGAAGCCTATCATGCCTGGAAGAACAGAG GTGGAGCAAATGCACAAGATATTCAAGCTATGTGGTTCGCCTACAGAGGAATATtggaagaaaacaaaattacCGCATGCTAGTAGCTTTAAGTCACAGAAACTGTACAAGTGCCGTCTCGCTGACACTTTCAGGGACTTTCCTTCATCAGCTTTGGCCCTCGTAGATGTACTCCTTTCAATTGATCCGCGTAACAGGGGTACCGCTTCTTCCGCCCTCAAAAGTGAG TTCTTCACATCAAAGCCTCTTCCAAGTGATCCATCTAGCTTACCCAAGTATCCTCCAAGTAAGGAACTTGACGCTAAAATTCGAGAAGAGGAAGCAAGAAA ACAAAGAGCTGATAGTGTTAAAGGTGGAGGGGCTGAATATGCTCGCAATAATTCAAGAAAATCGAAGCCTATTCCTGAAGAACAG GGGAAATCCAATAAGAGCACCAGTTATAAGTATAACCCGCAGGAGGAAAGTGGAACGGGTTTCCCAATCGAGCCGCCACTCAGAGGAAATGATTTAAAGTATGGGTACTCTCATTCAAATTCAGTGATTCACCCGAGTGCTGCAGCAGAATACTCATGGACTAAGACGATGCGTGATGATGATACAGAGCATTCTGTGTCTGTCCGCTCATTAAGCTCTAGTCGacgtggtgtacaactcacaaGACAAGGCTCTCAATTGcagtcaacagttgacttgtcAAATCATCATTCAAAGTGCACTGACTCCACGTCTAATGATGGCTCAATA CGTTATGTACCAAAGAGAAACAGGATGCATTTTTCTGGGCCATTAATGCCTCCAGGAGGGAACATGGAAGACATGTTAAAAGAACatgaaaaacaaattcaagaagcTGTGCGCAAAGCTAAGAGCAAAAAGAAATGCTACGATTACAAGTAA
- the LOC140982411 gene encoding uncharacterized protein isoform X2: MSAPALSNVSCRHSRIRDNRQRFASPVDPRLVKITTSRSFDQSQVRLNHCRRESTYCSIQMSYLDEKLADRSIVLKPADILAYDLVQGADVRWSYISDKSAPEPPTAVLLHGILGCRKNWGTFARRLAKEFPKWQFLLVDLRCHGDSASLKKRGPHSVASAALDVLKLLGRMRLTPRVVVGHSFGGKVALSMVDQVAKPLARPVRVWVLDATPGNVRAGADGDDHPAELISFLSTLPKEVSSKRGVMDALVQTGFSNDVAQWVVTNLRQTPINGSSLSSFSWVFDLKGISEMYHSYEETNMWKIVEEVPRGVHINFLKAERSLHRWALEDLRRIHVAEEQAAEEGGGVEMHVLEDAGHWVHADNPDGLFRILSFSFQGF, encoded by the exons ATGTCTGCCCCTGCCCTATCGAATGTTTCTTGTCGCCATAGTCGAATTCGAGATAATCGGCAACGTTTCGCATCACCGGTGGATCCGAGACTGGTGAAAATCACGACGTCCAGGTCTTTTGACCAG TCGCAAGTCAGGCTGAACCACTGTAGAAGAGAGTCAACCTATTGTAGCATTCAAATGTCGTATCTAGATGAGAAGCTAGCGGATAGAAGCATTGTCTTAAAGCCTGCTGACATTTTG GCTTATGATCTTGTCCAAGGCGCTGAT GTGAGGTGGAGTTACATCTCGGACAAATCAGCTCCTGAACCTCCAACTGCTGTTCTTTTACATGGCATTTTAGGTTGCAGGAAAAATTGGG GTACATTTGCGCGAAGATTGGCAAAAGAGTTCCCTAAATGGCAA TTTCTCCTGGTAGACCTGCGCTGTCATGGTGATTCGGCATCCCTGAAGAAAAGGGGGCCCCATTCTGTTGCTTCAGCTGCTCTTGATGTTTTAAAGCTA CTTGGTCGGATGAGGCTTACTCCTCGAGTGGTAGTTGGTCATAGCTTTGGCGGAAAAG TTGCCTTGAGTATGGTGGATCAGGTTGCGAAACCTCTTGCTCGACCTGTTAGA GTCTGGGTTTTAGATGCTACTCCTGGAAATGTACGAGCTGGTGCAGATGGAGATGACCATCCCGCTGAACTCATCTCTTTTCTAAGTACGTTGCCAAAAGAG GTCTCTTCCAAACGAGGTGTCATGGATGCTCTTGTTCAGACCGGTTTCTCAAATGACGTGGCACAG TGGGTGGTAACAAATCTTCGGCAGACTCCAATTAATGGATCATCATTATCAAGCTTCTCGTGGGTATTTGATCTCAAAGGTATTTCAGAGATGTATCATTCATATGAAGAGACAAATATGTG GAAAATAGTGGAAGAAGTGCCTCGGGGTGTACATATTAATTTTCTGAAAGCAGAAAGGAGCTTGCACAGATGGGCCCTGGAAGACCTTCGTAGGATTCATGTCGCTGAGGAACAAGCAGCCGAAGAGGGAGGTGGAGTTGAAATGCATGTTCTCGAAGATGCTGGCCACTGG GTACATGCTGACAATCCAGACGGGCTTTTTAGAATTCTTTCATTCTCGTTCCAAGGATTTTAG
- the LOC140983650 gene encoding uncharacterized protein isoform X2: MQFPSSSFYNISVTHSTPIPIFIGFPPFVRVDAIPHRNHRKNLVSCKRNRFQAIKFSNQEEETQISGEKEDASNGGGPSTSFLSLLCPLLKLFSARDPSKERNFLVEEATSSLSTLARFPWGSRSLSDALNDQQKVNLPLYLQLFEFEACPFCRRVREAITELDLSVEIFPCPKGSMRHREMVRKLGGREQFPFLVDLNTGISMYESSDIVKYLFRQYGGGRSPSFGLLESTLLTGWMPTLLRAGRGMTLWKNSAKEPPPEKLELFSFENNPYARIVREVLCELELPYILQNVGQGSRRAQLLLELSGSYKVPYLVDPNTGMKTGEHKKIIAYLVQTYSTVST, translated from the exons ATGCAGTTCCCATCTTCGAGTTTCTACAACATTTCAGTTACTCATTCCACGCCGATTCCCATTTTCATCGGCTTTCCACCTTTTGTACGAGTAGATGCAATCCCACATAGGAATCACCGTAAGAATCTGGTTTCTTGCAAAAGAAACAGATTTCAagcaataaaattttcaaatcaagaagaagaaaccCAGATTTCTGGAGAAAAAGAAGATGCTAGCAATGGCGGCGGCCCTTCAACCAGTTTTCTGTCGCTCCTTTGCCCCTTACTGAAATTATTCTCT GCTCGAGATCCCTCCAAAGAAAGAAACTTTCTAGTGGAG GAGGCCACATCTTCATTATCTACTTTAGCAAGATTTCCATGGGGTTCAAGATCACTATCTGATGCCTTAAATGATCAACAGAAAGTAAACCTGCCACTGTATCTGCAACTCTTTGAATTCG AGGCATGTCCCTTCTGCAGGAGGGTTCGAGAAGCCATAACGGAACTCGACCTATCTGTAGAG ATCTTCCCATGTCCTAAAGGATCAATGCGACACAGGGAAATGGTCAGAAAACTTGGCGGCAGGGAACA GTTTCCTTTCCTTGTAGATCTCAATACTGGAATTTCAATGTATGAAAGCA GTGACATCGTAAAATACTTATTTCGTCAGTATGGTGGAGGAAGAAGTCCATCATTTGGCCTTTTGGAGAG CACATTGTTGACAGGATGGATGCCCACCCTGCTCCGAGCAGGCAGGGGAATGACACTGTGGAAAAATTCTGCCAAAGAACCACCACCTGAAAAATTGGAACTCTTTTCCTTTGAAAACAATCCG tATGCACGGATTGTTCGTGAGGTGCTCTGTGAATTGGAGCTTCCATATATACTGCAGAATGTAGGTCAAGGGTCAAGGCGAGCTCAGTTACTCTTGGAGCTGTCTGGATCGTATAAG GTGCCTTACCTTGTTGATCCTAACACGGGGATGAAAACTGGCGAGCACAAGAAGATTATAGCCTACTTGGTCCAAACGTATTCTACCGTGAGCACCTAG